A part of Candidatus Electrothrix aestuarii genomic DNA contains:
- a CDS encoding nucleoside deaminase, with the protein MVRKKRFDKENCSAAFDLPAWALAALHELPEYLPTEEERMAVVLDFARRNFQEKTGGPFAAGVFERDSGRLVVIGVNRVMPSTCSSAHAEIVALSLAQKLLDVYDLGASGLPAHQLVVNWQPCSMCFGAVLWSGIRSLVIAGSGPELEKITGFDEGPVHPAWRAELEQRGIEVRENILRQKAIEVFEEFSADDGFVYNARLGQACSDGHKIK; encoded by the coding sequence ATGGTAAGGAAAAAGCGCTTTGACAAGGAAAATTGTTCTGCTGCCTTTGACTTGCCAGCTTGGGCCCTTGCTGCCCTGCATGAGCTTCCGGAATACCTGCCCACAGAAGAAGAGCGCATGGCTGTAGTGCTTGATTTTGCCCGCAGGAATTTTCAGGAGAAAACCGGAGGACCCTTTGCCGCCGGGGTTTTTGAGCGGGACTCAGGGCGTTTGGTGGTCATCGGGGTGAATCGGGTTATGCCCAGTACCTGTTCTTCAGCCCATGCAGAAATTGTTGCCCTTTCCCTGGCCCAGAAGCTCTTGGATGTGTATGATTTGGGAGCGTCCGGTCTGCCAGCCCATCAGCTTGTTGTGAACTGGCAGCCTTGCAGTATGTGTTTTGGCGCGGTACTTTGGTCGGGTATACGCTCTTTGGTTATTGCTGGTTCAGGCCCGGAACTGGAAAAGATTACAGGATTTGATGAGGGGCCAGTGCATCCCGCCTGGCGTGCTGAACTGGAGCAACGGGGCATAGAAGTGCGGGAAAATATTCTGCGGCAGAAAGCAATAGAGGTCTTTGAAGAATTTTCAGCCGATGACGGCTTTGTCTATAATGCACGGCTCGGTCAGGCATGTTCTGATGGGCACAAAATAAAATGA
- a CDS encoding DUF4349 domain-containing protein: MRNNALIIYLIIAMSVLSGCGQNELNPYQAKKTFDVISDSEASQRDATKFLAYEHYITVDINEEELTPAYRKAVAACVDDRKNNCTILDAKISSGKYATAHIRLRVKPKGVNKILESVANKGDVVEESTHVEDLALPVADNEKRLKMLTSHRDRLLSLQEKADNDIESLIKISEELAKVQSELENARGRNAHLLQRVDMDIVNVTFTVEGNRSFWTPIEQSLSRFLSRFSQGISNVITGLAYFLPWLFVIIPALFGFRSFWQRKKKMR, from the coding sequence ATGAGGAACAACGCATTGATCATCTATCTCATAATTGCAATGTCAGTTCTGTCAGGTTGCGGTCAGAATGAACTTAATCCTTATCAGGCGAAGAAGACGTTTGATGTGATATCTGATTCAGAAGCATCTCAGCGAGACGCAACAAAGTTTTTAGCATATGAGCACTACATTACGGTAGATATCAATGAGGAGGAGCTGACTCCTGCATACAGAAAAGCTGTAGCAGCCTGTGTAGATGATCGGAAAAATAATTGCACAATCCTAGATGCAAAAATTTCGTCAGGAAAATATGCCACAGCACACATAAGGCTGCGGGTAAAGCCAAAAGGAGTCAACAAGATTCTTGAGTCGGTTGCAAACAAGGGTGATGTAGTCGAAGAATCGACGCATGTTGAAGATTTGGCCCTGCCTGTTGCAGACAACGAAAAAAGATTGAAAATGTTAACGAGCCATAGAGACAGGCTTTTGTCTTTACAGGAAAAGGCGGATAATGACATTGAGTCGTTAATAAAAATATCGGAAGAGTTAGCAAAAGTACAGTCTGAGCTTGAAAATGCCCGTGGGAGGAACGCTCATCTGTTACAACGAGTTGATATGGATATTGTAAATGTCACTTTTACAGTTGAGGGGAACCGTTCGTTTTGGACACCTATTGAGCAGTCTTTATCGCGCTTTTTAAGCAGATTTTCCCAGGGGATTTCCAACGTTATTACAGGTCTTGCGTATTTTTTGCCGTGGTTATTTGTTATCATCCCAGCGTTATTTGGTTTTCGATCTTTCTGGCAGAGAAAGAAAAAGATGCGGTGA
- the dauA gene encoding C4-dicarboxylic acid transporter DauA — MLSALRRSLQSKPSYSEIQANVLAGLTVGVIALPLSMALAIASGVAPQHGLYTAMVAGIVISLTGGSKVNISGPTAAFVVILLPIVHKFGIGGLLVSGMMAGLILILMGIGKLGRLIEIVPYPVTVGFTAGIGVVIGTFQIKDFLGLDVESMSGHYLDKLAALVQALPSINLQETCIGALTLAVLLIWPRFRSRVPSHLVALLIGSLVAWLLTRFFSDFSVATIGTRFHFEINGITGNGIPPVLPSFEWPWNLPGADGNPIGFNFALVRLLFPSAITIAILGALESLLCAVVADGMSGKKHNPNDELIGQGIGNLLAPLFGGIPATAAIARTAANVKAGGTMPLSSVIHGLFILVAILLLAPLLSYIPMSAMAALLLMVAWNMSEARHFIRTVKIAPSGDIFVLITCFLLTVLFDMTVAVAVGMGLAAVLFIRRTISLTQTSAIESSHADYELPEHTAVYDINGPLFFGSAQKALKTISMVRPDVRVVILDMSEVTMLDMSAIVAMESISNDLSLRNIGLIINDLQPRMILKLRRAGIKAEPGKLAFSGSLAESCQVAREMLSNKLAPV, encoded by the coding sequence ATGCTATCTGCCCTGAGAAGATCTTTACAAAGCAAACCCTCGTACTCGGAAATTCAGGCCAATGTGCTGGCAGGCCTGACAGTAGGCGTTATTGCGCTTCCGCTCTCTATGGCCCTGGCGATTGCCAGCGGAGTAGCTCCTCAGCATGGGCTGTACACGGCAATGGTTGCCGGTATTGTCATTTCTCTCACTGGCGGCTCCAAGGTGAATATCTCCGGTCCAACAGCTGCCTTTGTTGTGATCTTGCTGCCTATAGTTCATAAGTTCGGCATCGGGGGCCTGCTGGTCAGCGGCATGATGGCCGGATTAATTTTGATCCTGATGGGAATAGGTAAGCTTGGCAGGTTGATCGAGATAGTCCCCTATCCGGTTACCGTAGGCTTTACCGCAGGTATTGGGGTGGTGATCGGCACGTTTCAGATCAAGGACTTCCTGGGACTAGATGTGGAGTCCATGAGCGGTCACTATTTGGATAAGTTAGCAGCTCTTGTGCAGGCCTTACCTTCGATCAACTTGCAGGAGACCTGTATCGGTGCCTTGACCCTGGCGGTCTTGTTGATTTGGCCGCGATTTCGTTCAAGGGTTCCCAGTCATCTCGTTGCTCTTTTGATCGGAAGCTTGGTTGCTTGGCTGTTGACCCGTTTTTTTTCGGATTTTTCGGTTGCCACTATTGGTACTCGCTTTCATTTTGAGATAAACGGGATAACGGGTAATGGAATACCACCGGTGCTGCCCTCTTTTGAGTGGCCGTGGAATCTGCCCGGTGCAGATGGTAATCCCATAGGATTCAATTTTGCTTTGGTGAGGCTGTTATTTCCTTCGGCAATCACCATCGCTATCCTGGGAGCCCTGGAATCCTTACTCTGTGCTGTGGTTGCCGATGGTATGTCCGGGAAAAAGCATAATCCCAATGATGAGCTCATCGGGCAGGGGATCGGCAATCTGCTTGCGCCCTTATTCGGCGGCATTCCAGCCACTGCTGCCATTGCCCGAACAGCAGCCAATGTCAAGGCTGGCGGAACCATGCCCTTGTCTTCGGTTATTCATGGGCTTTTTATTCTGGTAGCGATTTTACTGCTTGCACCGCTTCTGTCCTATATTCCCATGTCCGCAATGGCCGCCTTATTGCTTATGGTTGCATGGAATATGAGCGAGGCCCGGCATTTTATTCGCACTGTAAAAATAGCACCCAGTGGGGATATCTTCGTCCTTATCACTTGCTTTCTTTTGACGGTACTTTTCGATATGACCGTTGCCGTCGCTGTGGGCATGGGCCTGGCTGCGGTTTTATTTATTCGCAGGACCATCAGTCTGACTCAGACCTCGGCCATTGAAAGCAGCCATGCAGATTATGAGTTGCCTGAGCACACAGCCGTCTATGATATCAATGGTCCCTTGTTCTTCGGTTCCGCCCAGAAGGCCCTGAAAACCATTTCTATGGTACGACCTGATGTGCGGGTCGTGATTCTCGATATGTCGGAGGTTACCATGTTGGACATGAGCGCTATTGTGGCGATGGAATCAATAAGCAATGATTTATCTCTGAGGAATATCGGGCTCATCATCAATGACCTCCAGCCCCGCATGATTTTAAAGCTCAGGCGGGCCGGGATAAAGGCAGAACCGGGCAAATTGGCCTTTTCAGGCTCTCTTGCAGAAAGTTGCCAGGTGGCACGGGAAATGCTTAGCAATAAGTTGGCACCGGTATAA
- a CDS encoding AAA family ATPase, with the protein MITKITLENFFSFRHPTTIELNPDINILLGINGSGKSNFLKAIRLLYESIIGNGLEKVFLKEWSGFNAVANFHVEEQDHIKLSFEFDKSALQTISQQEGFQFHCNPIYELSLYKAGATGYYLSERLYSANVNPGQKDFIYMDMKNGRGVISTREEGSIKFQQYPQENKQIHFKQTEPVLRQISDPDRFYPLFTLKKALEELSSYYSFDTTLNSPIRQPSGYGTESKLLPDGQNLVTLLNNTKNHQAFHYDKIEEAIKKINPFFKGINFAFLGSKSYLVLREEHLAQTVSIEHISDGTLRYLLLLSILFNPKRGSLVCIDEPETGLHPDMINTVADAIKQASRKTQMIIATHSPLLLNSFDLDDVLIFEKNVYNETEVKSKSSDEFDGWIDDFLVGQAWLQGLIGGKRW; encoded by the coding sequence ATGATTACAAAGATTACCTTGGAAAATTTTTTCAGCTTCAGGCATCCGACAACCATAGAGCTGAATCCTGATATCAATATCTTGTTGGGCATCAACGGCAGCGGAAAATCAAATTTTCTTAAAGCGATTCGACTTCTTTATGAAAGTATTATTGGCAACGGCCTGGAAAAAGTTTTTTTAAAAGAATGGAGTGGATTTAATGCCGTTGCGAATTTTCATGTTGAGGAACAAGATCATATCAAACTTTCATTTGAGTTTGATAAAAGTGCTTTGCAAACTATCAGTCAACAGGAAGGATTTCAGTTTCATTGCAACCCGATTTATGAACTTTCTCTCTATAAAGCAGGAGCGACCGGATATTATCTATCGGAAAGATTATATTCAGCAAATGTGAATCCTGGACAAAAGGATTTTATATATATGGATATGAAAAACGGTCGTGGGGTGATTTCCACTCGGGAAGAAGGGAGTATAAAATTTCAGCAATATCCGCAGGAGAATAAGCAGATTCATTTTAAGCAGACAGAGCCTGTTTTGCGGCAGATTTCCGATCCTGACAGATTCTATCCGTTGTTTACTCTGAAAAAAGCTTTGGAGGAACTTTCTTCATATTATTCTTTTGACACGACGCTCAACAGTCCCATAAGGCAGCCTTCAGGTTATGGAACTGAGAGTAAATTACTGCCGGATGGTCAGAATCTTGTCACACTTCTCAATAACACTAAGAATCACCAAGCCTTTCATTATGATAAGATTGAAGAGGCTATAAAAAAAATTAATCCTTTTTTTAAAGGTATTAACTTTGCTTTTCTCGGTTCTAAATCGTACTTGGTGCTTCGTGAGGAACATCTTGCACAAACTGTTTCCATTGAGCATATTTCCGATGGAACTCTTCGCTATTTGCTTTTGCTGTCTATTTTATTCAATCCGAAGCGGGGTAGTCTTGTCTGTATTGACGAGCCTGAAACAGGTCTTCATCCTGATATGATCAATACAGTAGCAGATGCCATAAAACAAGCCTCGCGAAAAACACAAATGATAATTGCTACACATTCACCTTTGTTGCTCAATTCATTTGATTTAGATGACGTATTAATATTTGAGAAAAATGTTTATAACGAGACAGAGGTGAAGAGTAAATCTTCAGATGAGTTTGACGGATGGATTGATGACTTTCTTGTCGGGCAGGCTTGGTTGCAGGGTCTGATAGGTGGAAAAAGATGGTAG
- a CDS encoding DUF4276 family protein: protein MVDITIYIEGAGNINDPAALTTDNSAVFRENFYKLFSQQLFPTKFNLMIRPFGSVTQARKRLEYIEKQGVNAVLLIDLDGPKEKRDERLQHYEPFDTEKVFFMIQEMEAWILSQPDKIEEFGANEGLIRKKNGQDINKNSLLKGKHPEQLSRPSGKLATIFKQYFDVVKVRRNKERKTGKQYSKTKDGPELIGLLELNRLMKCFDEAERLVSYVKRQSEIKSDSR from the coding sequence ATGGTAGATATTACCATTTATATTGAGGGGGCAGGCAATATAAATGACCCGGCAGCACTGACCACAGATAATAGTGCTGTTTTTCGCGAAAATTTTTATAAATTATTTTCTCAGCAGCTTTTCCCGACGAAATTTAATCTTATGATCAGGCCATTCGGATCAGTAACACAGGCTAGAAAGAGACTGGAATATATAGAAAAGCAAGGGGTGAATGCCGTGCTTTTGATAGATTTAGATGGCCCGAAAGAGAAAAGAGACGAGAGATTGCAACATTATGAGCCGTTTGATACAGAAAAAGTTTTCTTTATGATTCAGGAAATGGAGGCTTGGATACTTTCTCAGCCTGATAAAATTGAAGAGTTTGGAGCAAATGAAGGATTGATAAGGAAAAAAAATGGTCAGGATATCAATAAAAATTCGCTTTTGAAAGGTAAGCACCCGGAGCAGCTTAGCAGGCCGAGTGGAAAACTTGCCACTATATTCAAGCAGTATTTTGATGTTGTAAAAGTCAGAAGGAATAAAGAACGAAAAACGGGCAAACAATATTCAAAGACGAAAGACGGCCCAGAATTGATTGGTTTACTTGAGTTAAATAGGCTGATGAAGTGCTTTGATGAAGCAGAACGGTTGGTCAGTTATGTTAAGAGACAGAGTGAGATTAAATCTGACAGTCGCTGA
- the ablA gene encoding lysine 2,3-aminomutase, with the protein MIYTESQQEIAERIDVDASKAMWKDWRWQVKNRIRSLRQLEDFLDLDFGEEKRKNIQQTIEKFPLSITPYYLSLIDTENFENDPVFMQAVPSIRELDMSNEDMSDPLHEDEDSPVPGITHRYPDRVLFLVSNVCAMYCRHCTRKRKVGDVDNIPSKKAIEQGLEYIRNTPQIRDVLLSGGDPFLLPDEYLDYILTELGRIEHVEVVRVGTRTPVVLPYRITDELVSMLKKHQPLWINTHFNHPRELTKSARSALAKLADAGIPLGNQSVLLSGVNDCPRIMRTLVHKLVANRVRPYYLYQCDLSEGLSHFRTPVGKGIEIIESMIGHTSGFSVPTYVIDAPGGGGKIPIMPNYLISWSTNKVVLRNYEGVITTYKEPDSYEPVFCDRNCDKCELQLPLEGATEYRAVGVKKLLADYNDIISLVPQHTERLEKREEHV; encoded by the coding sequence ATGATTTATACAGAAAGCCAGCAGGAAATTGCAGAACGAATCGATGTCGACGCTTCCAAGGCCATGTGGAAGGACTGGAGATGGCAGGTGAAAAATCGCATTCGTTCCTTACGTCAGCTGGAAGATTTTCTGGACCTTGATTTTGGAGAAGAAAAAAGAAAAAATATCCAACAAACCATAGAGAAATTTCCTCTATCGATTACTCCCTACTATCTCTCACTTATTGATACAGAGAATTTTGAGAATGATCCTGTATTTATGCAGGCCGTTCCGTCTATCAGGGAATTGGATATGTCAAATGAGGATATGTCTGATCCTCTGCATGAGGATGAAGACAGCCCGGTGCCGGGTATTACCCATCGCTACCCGGATAGAGTTCTCTTCTTGGTCAGTAATGTCTGCGCTATGTATTGTCGCCATTGCACCAGGAAACGCAAAGTCGGTGATGTTGATAATATCCCGTCTAAAAAGGCCATTGAGCAGGGGCTGGAATATATCCGAAATACCCCTCAAATTCGTGATGTCCTCCTGAGCGGCGGCGACCCCTTCTTGCTGCCTGATGAGTATCTGGATTATATCCTGACTGAACTGGGAAGAATAGAGCATGTTGAAGTAGTGCGCGTCGGGACTCGTACCCCGGTGGTCCTGCCTTATCGGATTACGGACGAGTTGGTTAGTATGTTGAAAAAACATCAGCCTTTGTGGATTAATACCCACTTCAATCATCCGAGAGAGCTTACCAAATCCGCCCGGTCAGCCTTGGCAAAGCTTGCCGATGCAGGCATCCCCTTGGGTAACCAGTCGGTGCTCCTGTCTGGAGTCAACGACTGCCCCCGAATCATGCGGACCCTGGTTCATAAGCTAGTGGCCAACCGAGTTCGGCCCTATTATCTCTACCAGTGTGATCTCTCAGAAGGATTGAGTCATTTCCGTACCCCGGTGGGGAAGGGGATTGAGATTATCGAGAGTATGATTGGACATACCAGCGGTTTCAGCGTCCCCACCTATGTTATCGACGCGCCTGGAGGCGGCGGCAAGATACCCATCATGCCAAACTACCTTATTTCCTGGTCCACAAATAAGGTTGTGCTGCGTAATTATGAAGGCGTCATTACCACCTATAAGGAGCCAGATTCTTACGAACCTGTTTTTTGTGATCGCAACTGCGATAAATGTGAGCTCCAGTTACCCCTGGAAGGGGCGACAGAGTATCGGGCAGTGGGCGTGAAAAAGCTTCTGGCTGACTATAATGATATCATTTCCCTCGTGCCGCAGCATACTGAGCGGCTGGAGAAGAGGGAGGAGCATGTCTAA
- the ablB gene encoding putative beta-lysine N-acetyltransferase, giving the protein MSKKDTVEEYQGSTIQHGPYNDRIYLMRLAEQSPADFPQQLVQLAEQKGYSKIFAKVPEYAAAVFFQAGFAQEAEIPGFFSGRTGALFMGYYLNNARQQEDDVAGLENILHIAQDKQKTVVPPPDAGFCLRSCQQDDVPAMAAIYRQTFASYPFPIHDAGYLLETMQSHVAYFGAESKGELTALSSAEMDREAANVEMTDFATLPEQAGHNLSFHLLQRMERAMQEENIRTAYTIARAASPAMNITFARAGYKFAGRLKNNTNISGKIESMNVWYKPLVQPSETIITH; this is encoded by the coding sequence ATGTCTAAGAAAGATACTGTTGAGGAGTATCAGGGCAGCACCATCCAGCACGGGCCGTATAATGATCGCATTTATCTTATGCGGCTCGCCGAGCAGTCTCCGGCAGATTTTCCCCAGCAGCTGGTTCAGTTGGCAGAACAGAAAGGCTATTCCAAGATTTTTGCTAAGGTGCCGGAGTATGCGGCGGCTGTTTTTTTTCAGGCTGGTTTTGCGCAAGAGGCGGAAATTCCCGGTTTCTTTTCCGGCAGAACAGGAGCTTTGTTTATGGGCTATTATTTGAATAATGCTCGTCAGCAAGAAGATGATGTTGCGGGACTGGAAAATATCCTGCATATTGCCCAGGATAAGCAGAAAACAGTGGTACCTCCTCCTGATGCTGGCTTTTGTTTGCGTTCCTGTCAGCAGGATGATGTCCCCGCAATGGCGGCAATTTATCGTCAGACCTTTGCCTCCTATCCCTTTCCCATCCATGATGCCGGGTATCTGCTGGAGACCATGCAGAGCCATGTGGCCTATTTTGGTGCGGAAAGCAAGGGCGAGCTTACAGCTCTGTCCTCGGCAGAGATGGACAGAGAGGCGGCTAATGTGGAGATGACCGATTTTGCCACCTTGCCGGAGCAGGCAGGACATAATCTTTCCTTCCACCTTTTGCAGCGGATGGAAAGGGCCATGCAGGAGGAAAATATCCGCACTGCCTATACCATTGCCCGTGCTGCGTCCCCGGCCATGAACATCACCTTTGCCAGGGCCGGGTACAAGTTTGCCGGGCGCTTGAAAAACAATACCAATATCTCCGGCAAGATTGAGAGCATGAATGTGTGGTATAAACCGCTTGTTCAGCCGTCGGAAACAATCATAACCCATTAG
- the lysS gene encoding lysine--tRNA ligase, with product MDNTNQLLKQRREKAETLADAGVNLFSNDFKNPQPVKEILPLAESLEPETHAPDEVVYRVAGRVMSLRKFGKAAFFHVQDETGRMQVYARRDLLDEEFQLFKKWDVGDIVGVEGKLFKTKTGEPSLEASHLHMITKSLRPLPEKFHGLTDVETRYRQRYVDLIVNPEVRDTFRKRVEIIRLMREFLTERGFMEVETPMMQPVPGGATAKPFKTHHNALDMDLFLRIAPELYLKRLLVGGFERVFEINRNFRNEGLSTRHNPEFTMLEFYQSYATYEDLIDLTEEMISTIATKVCGSAEIVYQGIPVNLAPPWKRYTMDEALVEVGGIDPELLKDDATIMGLAKKHGIKLQPDAGPGKAKTELFELLVEEKLIDPTFITAYPAEVSPLARRNEEDPSITDRFELFITGRELANAFSELNDPIDQHERFAKQIDERGDDEEIHPELDADYVRALEYGMPAAAGEGIGIDRLVMLLTDSPSIRDVILFPHLKAEVPAEPKKKKKK from the coding sequence ATGGATAATACGAATCAACTCCTTAAGCAGCGACGTGAAAAAGCGGAAACACTGGCCGATGCCGGGGTTAATCTTTTTAGCAACGATTTTAAAAATCCCCAGCCGGTGAAGGAAATCCTGCCTTTAGCCGAGAGTTTGGAGCCGGAAACCCATGCCCCAGATGAAGTGGTGTACCGGGTGGCTGGTCGCGTTATGTCTTTGCGGAAGTTTGGTAAGGCTGCTTTTTTTCATGTTCAGGACGAAACCGGACGGATGCAGGTCTATGCCCGCCGGGATCTGCTGGATGAGGAGTTTCAGCTTTTTAAGAAATGGGATGTGGGCGATATTGTCGGGGTTGAGGGCAAATTGTTCAAGACCAAGACCGGTGAGCCTTCCCTGGAGGCCTCGCACCTGCACATGATCACCAAGTCTCTGCGTCCTCTGCCGGAGAAATTCCACGGGCTCACTGACGTAGAGACCCGCTATCGCCAGCGTTATGTAGATTTGATTGTCAATCCTGAGGTGCGGGACACCTTTCGCAAGCGGGTGGAGATTATCCGTTTGATGCGGGAATTCCTCACCGAGCGGGGCTTCATGGAGGTGGAAACCCCGATGATGCAGCCAGTGCCTGGTGGTGCCACGGCCAAGCCTTTCAAGACCCATCATAATGCCCTGGATATGGATCTTTTTCTCCGTATTGCGCCGGAACTCTATCTCAAGCGTCTCCTGGTGGGCGGCTTTGAGCGGGTTTTTGAGATCAACCGGAACTTCCGCAATGAGGGCCTTTCCACTCGTCATAACCCAGAATTCACCATGTTGGAGTTCTATCAGTCTTATGCTACCTATGAGGATCTGATTGACCTGACCGAGGAGATGATTTCCACCATCGCGACCAAGGTTTGTGGTTCGGCGGAGATTGTTTATCAGGGCATTCCGGTGAATTTGGCTCCTCCTTGGAAACGCTACACAATGGATGAGGCTCTGGTGGAAGTGGGCGGTATTGACCCTGAGTTGCTCAAGGATGATGCCACCATTATGGGGCTGGCTAAGAAGCACGGGATTAAGCTTCAGCCTGATGCTGGTCCGGGAAAGGCCAAGACCGAGCTGTTCGAGCTACTGGTGGAAGAAAAGCTTATTGATCCCACCTTTATTACGGCCTATCCGGCAGAGGTTTCTCCGCTGGCACGCCGCAATGAGGAAGACCCGAGCATCACTGATCGCTTTGAGCTGTTCATCACCGGTCGGGAGCTGGCCAATGCTTTTTCCGAGCTGAACGATCCTATTGATCAGCACGAGCGCTTTGCCAAGCAGATTGACGAGCGCGGCGATGATGAGGAGATTCATCCTGAGCTGGATGCGGATTATGTTCGGGCCTTGGAATACGGGATGCCGGCAGCAGCTGGAGAGGGGATCGGTATTGATCGCCTGGTGATGCTGCTCACGGATTCGCCGTCCATCCGGGACGTGATTCTCTTTCCCCATCTCAAGGCTGAGGTCCCTGCTGAGCCGAAGAAGAAAAAGAAGAAGTAA
- a CDS encoding DUF6398 domain-containing protein: protein MSEERTKEIIELVRSFGTRYLNEELTACTRRLCIALAQNRKLTITRGKKEIWAASIVYVIARANFLFDKENENFLTADVICDFFGTNKTTTANKATVIEKALNISHADKRFCTEEIIDSLSFVMTKDGFILPKKVVESKIESLVDEVIYEMADEEESREIEQFMAEQKKQEEAAAQAKKERRAEINREIAEKKRKKKEEEQVQKVGRQLKLW from the coding sequence ATGAGTGAAGAAAGAACAAAAGAAATAATTGAACTTGTCCGATCCTTTGGTACCCGTTATCTCAACGAGGAACTGACAGCCTGCACAAGACGATTATGCATTGCATTAGCTCAGAATCGTAAGTTGACAATCACTCGTGGAAAGAAAGAGATTTGGGCTGCTTCAATTGTCTATGTGATAGCCCGAGCGAATTTTCTTTTTGATAAGGAAAATGAAAATTTTCTGACCGCTGATGTGATATGTGATTTTTTCGGCACCAATAAGACAACGACTGCCAATAAGGCCACAGTTATTGAAAAAGCGCTGAATATTTCTCATGCTGACAAGAGGTTCTGTACCGAAGAGATTATCGACTCCCTTTCCTTTGTCATGACCAAGGATGGCTTTATTCTTCCGAAAAAAGTAGTAGAGAGCAAGATTGAGTCCTTGGTTGACGAAGTCATTTATGAAATGGCGGACGAGGAGGAATCCAGGGAAATTGAGCAGTTCATGGCTGAACAGAAAAAACAGGAAGAAGCGGCTGCTCAGGCCAAAAAAGAACGTCGGGCTGAAATAAACCGAGAGATTGCTGAAAAGAAGAGGAAGAAAAAGGAAGAAGAACAGGTTCAAAAGGTAGGACGACAACTCAAGCTCTGGTGA